In Cryptomeria japonica chromosome 10, Sugi_1.0, whole genome shotgun sequence, a genomic segment contains:
- the LOC131054429 gene encoding U-box domain-containing protein 21 has translation MKGIDIEVTVPTYLRCPISLELMKDPVILCTGITYDRQSIETWLDSGKTVCPVTNQILHTQDTIPNHTLRRIIQDWCVANSGRGVHRIPTPKAPLDPAHLNSILAQISSGEKESIGKLKRLGRESERNKKCIASSNASSVLASLFAKHSAQALNRSQQSVDICEEALGALTMTLPLTSQAMDLLALSDALACLVFNLRLGNPEAKNSAVTILRQMASKDKYRDMIGKSEGLVEGLVQLLREPICPAATKSSLFIIYNIALRQRCRSKVVEAGAIPWLVEMLVDGDRSICERALLVLDILCYCTEGRAAASTHALTLPVVVKKMLRVSDSATELAVSVLWNICQNSCDGEAVREALHAGAFDKLLLLVQMGCSEQTRDKSIKLLKLSKAYANDWECAETLHLHHVKRSL, from the coding sequence ATGAAAGGAATCGATATTGAGGTGACAGTGCCGACCTATCTTAGATGCCCCATTTCGCTGGAGCTAATGAAAGATCCTGTGATCCTCTGCACCGGTATTACTTATGATCGCCAAAGCATTGAGACCTGGTTAGATTCCGGCAAGACTGTCTGCCCTGTCACAAATCAGATTCTACATACTCAGGACACGATCCCAAATCACACTCTCCGTCGTATTATTCAGGATTGGTGTGTAGCCAACAGTGGGCGAGGGGTACACAGAATTCCCACGCCCAAAGCACCTCTCGATCCGGCCCACCTCAATTCAATCCTCGCACAGATTTCGTCCGGCGAGAAGGAATCCATAGGAAAATTGAAGCGATTGGGCAGGGAAAGCgaaagaaataaaaaatgcatcGCTTCATCAAATGCATCCTCTGTTCTCGCATCCCTTTTTGCCAAGCACAGTGCTCAGGCTTTGAATCGGTCGCAGCAGTCGGTAGACATTTGCGAAGAGGCTCTGGGGGCTCTCACTATGACTTTACCCCTGACTTCCCAGGCCATGGATTTGCTTGCCTTGTCCGATGCCCTTGCTTGTCTTGTATTCAATCTCCGACTGGGCAATCCCGAGGCAAAGAACAGCGCTGTTACAATTCTTCGGCAAATGGCTTCCAAGGATAAATACAGAGACATGATTGGAAAAAGCGAAGGTTTGGTAGAGGGTTTGGTGCAGCTTCTGAGAGAACCCATATGCCCAGCCGCCACAAAATCAAGCCTGTTCATCATATACAACATTGCCCTTAGGCAAAGATGCAGAAGCAAGGTCGTGGAGGCGGGGGCTATTCCTTGGCTGGTGGAGATGCTTGTAGACGGAGATCGGAGCATTTGTGAAAGGGCATTGTTGGTGCTGGATATCCTTTGCTATTGCACAGAAGGCCGAGCGGCTGCTTCAACTCACGCTTTGACTCTACCAGTGGTTGTTAAGAAGATGTTGAGAGTGTCTGATTCAGCCACCGAATTAGCAGTCTCTGTTTTGTGGAATATTTGCCAGAATTCCTGTGATGGGGAGGCCGTGCGAGAGGCGTTGCATGCGGGTGCATTCGACAAGTTGCTGTTGTTAGTGCAGATGGGTTGCTCTGAGCAAACGAGAGATAAATCAATCAAGTTACTCAAGCTTTCGAAAGCCTATGCAAATGATTGGGAATGCGCAGAGACACTCCATTTGCATCATGTCAAGCGTTCCTTATAA
- the LOC131054443 gene encoding U-box domain-containing protein 21-like, protein MKGIDIEVTVPTYLRCPISLELMKDPVTLCTGITYDRQSIETWLDSGNNVCPVTNQILRTQETIPNHTLRRIIQDWCVANSARGVVRIPTPKAPLDPAHINAILAQISSGEKESIGKLRRLGRESERNKKCIASSNASSVLASLFAKHSAQALSRSQQSVDICEEALGALTMTLPLTSQAMDSLALSDAVACLVFNLRMSNPDAKNSAVTILRQMASKDKYRDMIGKSEGLVEGLVQLLREPICPAATKSSLFIIYNIALRQRCRNKVVEAGAIPWLVEMLVDGDRSICERALLVLDILCYCTEGRAAASTHALTLPVVVKKMLRVSDSATELAVSVLWNICQNSCDGEAVREVLHAGAFDKLLLLVQMGCSEQTRDKSIKLLKLSKAYTNDWECTETLHLHHVKRSF, encoded by the coding sequence ATGAAGGGAATCGATATTGAGGTGACAGTGCCGACCTATCTGAGATGCCCCATTTCCCTGGAGCTAATGAAGGATCCTGTGACCCTCTGCACCGGTATTACTTACGATCGCCAAAGCATTGAGACCTGGTTAGATTCCGGCAACAATGTCTGCCCCGTCACAAATCAGATTCTACGTACTCAGGAGACGATCCCAAATCACACTCTCCGGCGTATTATTCAGGATTGGTGTGTGGCCAACAGTGCGCGAGGGGTAGTCAGGATTCCTACGCCCAAAGCACCTCTCGATCCAGCCCACATCAATGCAATTCTAGCACAGATTTCGTCCGGCGAGAAGGAATCCATAGGGAAATTGAGGCGATTGGGCAGGGAAAGCgaaagaaataaaaaatgcatcGCTTCATCAAATGCATCCTCTGTTCTCGCATCCCTTTTTGCCAAGCACAGTGCTCAGGCTTTGAGTCGGTCGCAGCAGTCGGTAGACATTTGCGAAGAGGCTCTGGGGGCTCTCACTATGACTTTACCCCTGACTTCCCAGGCCATGGATTCGCTTGCCTTGTCCGATGCCGTTGCTTGTCTGGTATTCAATCTCCGAATGAGCAATCCCGATGCAAAGAACAGCGCTGTTACAATTCTTCGGCAAATGGCTTCCAAGGATAAATACAGAGACATGATTGGAAAAAGCGAAGGTTTGGTAGAGGGTTTGGTGCAGCTTCTGAGAGAACCCATATGCCCAGCCGCCACAAAATCAAGCCTGTTCATCATATACAACATTGCCCTGAGGCAAAGATGCAGAAACAAGGTCGTGGAGGCGGGGGCTATTCCTTGGCTGGTGGAGATGCTTGTAGACGGAGATCGGAGCATTTGTGAAAGGGCATTGTTGGTGCTGGATATCCTTTGCTATTGCACAGAAGGCCGAGCGGCTGCTTCAACGCACGCTTTGACTCTACCAGTGGTTGTTAAGAAGATGTTGAGAGTGTCTGATTCAGCCACCGAATTAGCAGTCTCTGTTTTGTGGAATATTTGCCAGAATTCCTGTGATGGGGAGGCCGTGCGAGAGGTGTTGCATGCGGGTGCTTTCGACAAGTTGCTGTTGTTAGTGCAGATGGGTTGCTCTGAGCAAACGAGAGATAAATCAATCAAGCTACTCAAGCTTTCGAAAGCCTATACAAATGATTGGGAATGCACAGAGACACTCCATTTGCATCATGTCAAGCGTTCCTTCTAA